The following proteins are co-located in the Sphingorhabdus lutea genome:
- a CDS encoding UPF0262 family protein: MSNRKIIKVDLDESTILWRNADIEQERRIAIFDLIEENCFTPLRSADQYGGPYQLILSVNEGRLIWDIRREDGSELEMLILGLARFRRPIREYFAICDSYYQAIRKSSASEIETIDMARRGIHNQAAEALIERLEGKIDIDFDTARRLFTLICVLHIKN; encoded by the coding sequence ATGTCTAATCGCAAGATTATAAAAGTTGATTTGGACGAAAGCACAATATTGTGGCGCAATGCCGATATTGAACAGGAACGCAGGATTGCGATTTTTGATTTAATCGAAGAAAATTGCTTCACCCCACTGCGTTCGGCGGACCAATATGGCGGACCATATCAATTAATTTTGTCGGTGAATGAAGGGCGGTTAATATGGGATATTCGCCGCGAAGATGGCAGCGAGTTGGAAATGTTGATTTTGGGGTTGGCGCGTTTTCGTCGCCCGATAAGAGAATATTTCGCCATTTGTGACAGCTATTATCAAGCAATTCGTAAATCCAGCGCCTCCGAAATTGAAACAATTGATATGGCGCGACGCGGCATTCATAATCAAGCAGCCGAGGCATTGATTGAAAGATTAGAGGGCAAAATCGATATTGATTTTGATACTGCGCGGCGGTTATTCACCTTAATCTGTGTGTTACATATTAAAAATTAA
- the dcd gene encoding dCTP deaminase yields the protein MSILSDKWIRTQAQERQMIEPFVEAQRREDCISYGLSSYGYDARVADEFKIFTNVNGAIVDPKSFDPDSFVDRKTDVCIIPPNSFALARTVEYFRVPDDVLVICLGKSTYARCGIIVNVTPLEPGWEGHVTLEFSNTTPLPAKIYANEGACQFLFLKGNERCETSYADRAGKYMGQRGVTLPKI from the coding sequence ATGTCAATTTTAAGCGACAAATGGATACGCACACAGGCGCAAGAACGGCAAATGATTGAACCATTTGTGGAGGCGCAAAGGCGCGAAGATTGCATATCCTATGGTTTATCATCCTATGGTTATGATGCGCGGGTGGCCGATGAGTTTAAGATTTTTACCAATGTAAATGGCGCCATTGTTGATCCAAAATCATTTGACCCTGACAGCTTTGTTGACCGCAAAACCGATGTTTGCATCATTCCCCCGAACAGCTTTGCCCTTGCCCGCACGGTTGAATATTTCCGTGTGCCCGATGATGTATTGGTCATTTGTTTGGGTAAATCCACCTATGCACGGTGCGGCATTATCGTCAATGTTACCCCACTTGAACCAGGTTGGGAGGGGCATGTAACATTGGAATTTTCCAACACCACCCCCTTGCCGGCCAAAATTTATGCCAATGAAGGGGCATGCCAATTTTTATTCCTAAAGGGCAATGAACGTTGCGAAACCAGCTATGCCGACCGCGCAGGAAAATATATGGGACAAAGGGGCGTGACCTTACCCAAAATTTAG
- a CDS encoding replicative DNA helicase — MAEPHKIFSNGDQEETALPANVEAEAAFLGAILIDNRVLEEVEQQLRPEHFFEPIHARIFEQILRLAERSMVVTPVTLKPLFDQDEGMKLLGGPSYLIKLTADGAGLIGARDFARQIYDLALLRELVSVGRNLVNNALDTSESVDPKTQIEDAEAALYRVADGDSEAGSTKSFVMASAEAIRNVEKALSSGGHLSGTTTGLTSVNEKIGGLHNSDLIILAGRPGMGKTSLATNIAFNAAQRKVRDIEDNIDPAKSVGAAVAFFSLEMSADQLATRILAEQSGISSELLRMGKISKEDFRNLSRASRELQDLPLYIDDTPGLTIAALRTRARRLQRKHDIGLIVVDYLQLLQGSGRSSDNRVNEISEISRGLKTLAKELSVPVIALSQLSRAVEQREDKRPMLSDLRESGSIEQDADMVWFVYRQDYYEAAKEPPAENEAAYNEWRATMERVHGISELIVAKQRHGATGKVRLKFEARITRFSDLAEDPWGGDDDYE, encoded by the coding sequence ATGGCTGAACCACATAAAATTTTCTCCAATGGTGACCAAGAGGAAACCGCGCTTCCCGCAAATGTTGAGGCGGAGGCCGCCTTTTTAGGCGCGATTTTAATTGATAATCGGGTGTTGGAGGAGGTGGAGCAGCAGCTGCGTCCTGAACATTTTTTTGAACCAATTCATGCCCGAATCTTTGAACAGATTTTACGATTGGCCGAACGCAGCATGGTGGTAACGCCGGTGACATTAAAACCATTATTCGATCAGGATGAGGGGATGAAATTGTTGGGCGGGCCGTCATATTTAATTAAATTAACCGCTGATGGCGCGGGTTTAATTGGCGCACGCGATTTTGCCCGGCAAATATATGATTTGGCGCTGCTGCGTGAATTGGTCAGTGTAGGGCGCAATTTGGTGAATAATGCGCTGGATACCAGCGAATCGGTTGACCCTAAAACACAGATTGAGGATGCAGAGGCGGCTTTATACCGCGTGGCCGATGGCGATAGCGAGGCAGGTTCGACCAAATCATTTGTCATGGCGTCGGCGGAGGCAATTCGCAATGTGGAAAAGGCGCTGTCGTCTGGTGGGCATTTATCCGGCACGACCACGGGTTTAACCAGTGTGAATGAAAAAATTGGCGGCCTGCATAATAGCGATCTTATCATCCTTGCCGGACGTCCGGGCATGGGTAAAACATCGCTGGCTACCAATATTGCGTTTAACGCCGCGCAGCGAAAGGTCCGCGATATAGAGGATAATATTGATCCGGCAAAATCAGTGGGCGCGGCGGTTGCTTTTTTCAGCCTTGAAATGTCGGCGGATCAGCTGGCTACGCGTATTTTGGCTGAACAATCAGGGATAAGCTCTGAATTGCTTCGTATGGGTAAGATTAGCAAAGAGGATTTTCGCAACCTATCCCGCGCGAGCCGAGAGCTTCAGGATTTACCGCTTTATATTGATGACACGCCCGGATTGACCATTGCTGCGCTGCGCACACGGGCGCGGCGGTTACAACGTAAGCATGATATTGGTTTAATCGTGGTTGACTATCTTCAGCTTTTGCAAGGTTCGGGACGTAGTTCCGACAACCGCGTTAATGAAATTTCGGAAATTAGCCGGGGCCTTAAAACATTGGCCAAGGAATTAAGCGTGCCGGTTATCGCTTTGTCCCAGTTAAGCCGTGCGGTGGAACAACGCGAGGATAAACGCCCCATGCTGTCCGATTTGCGCGAATCCGGTTCGATTGAACAGGACGCTGATATGGTGTGGTTTGTATATCGTCAGGATTATTATGAAGCGGCCAAAGAACCACCAGCGGAAAATGAGGCGGCCTATAATGAATGGCGCGCCACGATGGAAAGGGTGCATGGCATATCCGAGCTTATCGTTGCCAAACAACGTCATGGCGCAACGGGTAAAGTGCGGTTGAAATTTGAAGCGCGGATTACACGCTTTAGCGATTTGGCCGAAGACCCATG
- a CDS encoding metallophosphoesterase → MFGRLLKSLKTEKTVVPASIPDGMRVYAIGDIHGRNDLLVILLDMIKQDMASAPNLQHHIIFLGDLVDRGDSSADVIDTCINLQKSEKNARFIAGNHEEVFVKAYRKGDAKTLRFFLRIGGKETLLSYPISKAEFMSLDYEELADRIKTLIPEEHIIFMENFEDMIVIGDYAFVHAGVREDRPLQDQKTSDLRWIREDFLSYQGNYEKKIIYGHTIYDDVEEGHARIGIDTGAYKSGILTAIVLEGSTSHYLQTGK, encoded by the coding sequence ATGTTTGGTCGTCTTCTAAAATCGCTTAAAACTGAAAAAACGGTTGTTCCCGCCTCTATACCCGATGGCATGCGCGTTTATGCCATTGGCGATATTCATGGCCGCAATGATTTATTAGTCATATTATTGGATATGATTAAACAGGATATGGCATCCGCGCCAAATTTACAGCATCATATTATTTTTTTGGGTGATTTGGTGGACAGGGGCGATAGCAGCGCCGATGTTATTGATACTTGTATAAACCTGCAAAAATCTGAAAAAAATGCGCGCTTCATTGCGGGTAATCATGAGGAAGTTTTTGTCAAAGCATATCGCAAGGGTGATGCAAAGACATTGCGTTTTTTCTTGCGTATTGGGGGGAAGGAGACGCTGCTTTCCTATCCGATTAGCAAGGCCGAATTCATGTCCCTTGATTATGAGGAACTGGCCGACCGTATCAAAACCCTAATCCCCGAAGAACATATTATATTTATGGAAAATTTCGAGGATATGATTGTCATTGGCGATTATGCCTTTGTCCATGCAGGTGTGCGTGAAGATAGGCCGTTACAGGACCAAAAAACAAGCGACCTTAGATGGATAAGGGAGGATTTCCTGTCATATCAGGGGAATTATGAGAAAAAAATAATCTATGGCCACACAATTTATGATGATGTGGAGGAAGGCCATGCGCGTATCGGCATTGATACCGGCGCGTATAAAAGCGGGATATTAACCGCAATTGTGTTGGAAGGCAGCACCAGCCATTATTTACAAACCGGCAAATAA
- a CDS encoding saccharopine dehydrogenase family protein: MSREFDIIIYGATGYTGRLVAEYLINRSKTGGFSWAMAGRSETKLAEVRDEIGAPADTPFVVADASDAASLDAMVKRARVIITTVGPYQLYGNELVAACAAHGTDYVDLSGEPGWMRQKIDTHLETAQKSGARIVFSCGFDSIPFDLGVYMLQEHCKSVEGKPAPRIKGRVRAMQGTFSGGTAASLKATMAAAAKDPVLVSYLTNALSLAPGFDGPAQPAGNKPIYDDVLKSWNAPFIMAAINTKNVHRTNFLLDHDYGTDFVYDEMVLTGDGEQGEKIANHMAKTPTMGTENDPKPGEGPSKEERENGFYDILFFAEYPNGTTHSVGVKGDKDPGYGSTSKMISEAAIALLSSDTKGGIWTPAAALGQALIDLLQANAGLTFTVES, encoded by the coding sequence ATGAGCCGCGAATTTGACATCATTATATATGGCGCGACCGGATATACCGGAAGATTGGTCGCAGAATATTTAATCAATAGGTCGAAAACAGGCGGTTTTTCATGGGCGATGGCTGGCCGTAGCGAAACAAAATTGGCCGAGGTGCGCGACGAAATTGGTGCGCCCGCCGACACACCATTTGTGGTGGCCGATGCATCGGATGCAGCATCATTAGACGCCATGGTCAAACGCGCGCGCGTCATCATAACCACCGTTGGCCCATATCAGCTTTATGGCAATGAATTGGTTGCCGCCTGCGCAGCGCATGGCACCGATTATGTAGATTTAAGCGGCGAGCCAGGCTGGATGCGTCAAAAAATTGATACGCATTTGGAAACGGCCCAGAAATCGGGTGCACGTATTGTCTTTTCATGCGGCTTTGATTCCATCCCCTTTGATTTGGGGGTTTATATGCTTCAGGAACATTGCAAATCGGTAGAAGGAAAGCCAGCCCCGCGTATTAAGGGCCGCGTTCGCGCCATGCAGGGCACTTTTTCAGGGGGCACTGCCGCCAGCTTAAAGGCAACAATGGCCGCCGCCGCCAAAGATCCCGTTCTGGTTTCTTATTTAACAAACGCATTGTCACTTGCCCCGGGATTTGATGGTCCGGCACAGCCCGCGGGTAATAAACCCATTTATGATGATGTTTTGAAAAGTTGGAACGCGCCGTTCATAATGGCCGCGATAAACACCAAAAATGTCCACCGCACTAATTTCCTGCTTGACCATGATTATGGCACCGATTTTGTTTATGATGAAATGGTGTTGACCGGCGATGGTGAACAGGGTGAAAAAATTGCCAATCATATGGCAAAAACCCCGACTATGGGCACGGAAAATGACCCTAAACCGGGCGAAGGCCCCAGCAAGGAAGAACGCGAAAATGGATTTTATGACATTTTATTTTTCGCCGAATATCCAAATGGCACCACGCATAGTGTGGGTGTAAAGGGTGACAAAGACCCCGGCTATGGTTCGACCAGCAAAATGATTAGCGAAGCCGCCATTGCATTATTAAGCAGCGATACAAAGGGCGGCATTTGGACGCCAGCCGCCGCATTGGGCCAAGCTTTAATTGATTTATTGCAGGCAAATGCAGGATTGACTTTCACGGTGGAATCTTAA
- a CDS encoding cytidine deaminase, whose product MNDEQQNQLIIAAKNAAKNAYAPYSNFHVGASILLKNGDIITGANVENASYGLTLCAETVALSVAANNGQLSNVSAIAVIGGLINADGEMMLSDDAVTPCGRCRQMIKEAADLSNYDIDVICIGAQNNEYFTLSQLLPRAFGPNNLK is encoded by the coding sequence ATGAATGATGAACAACAAAATCAGCTTATCATTGCTGCGAAAAATGCAGCGAAAAATGCCTATGCGCCCTATTCAAATTTTCATGTCGGCGCGTCAATTTTATTGAAAAATGGTGATATTATCACCGGCGCAAATGTCGAAAATGCCAGCTATGGCCTGACCCTATGCGCGGAAACTGTGGCTTTATCAGTGGCGGCCAATAATGGACAATTATCAAATGTTTCGGCGATTGCCGTCATTGGCGGTTTAATAAATGCCGATGGCGAAATGATGTTAAGCGATGACGCCGTCACCCCATGCGGGCGATGCCGCCAAATGATTAAAGAAGCGGCCGATTTATCAAATTATGATATTGATGTGATTTGCATTGGCGCACAAAATAACGAATATTTCACATTATCACAGCTTTTGCCACGGGCATTTGGTCCAAATAACCTTAAATAA
- the rimO gene encoding 30S ribosomal protein S12 methylthiotransferase RimO yields the protein MVKQIEQAPKIGMVSLGCPKALVDSERILTKLRSDGYSLSADYAGADVVLVNTCGFLDSAKEESLDAIGDAMAENGRVIVTGCMGNEADLIRSKYPDILAITGAAQYEDVVNAVHDAAPPARGAFIDLVPEGGLKLTPRHYSYLKISEGCNHRCAFCIIPSLRGDLVSRRIDAVLREGEKLLAAGTKELLVISQDTSAYGVDVRHESRQWKGQDVRTHMTDLAAQLGQLRTIDGQQPWVRLHYVYPYPHVDHVIPLMADGLLTPYLDIPFQHAAPSVLKLMKRPANEAKVLQRIHNWRDICPDITIRSTFVVGFPGETEEDFQYLLDWLDEAQLDRVGAFRFEPVEGAAANALPNPVPEEVKEERYARIMEKTAAISAAKLQAKIGRTLQVIIDDIGDADEDGMRGATARSQADAPEIDGNVLLRDVPDHVKIGDFAMVEIEDADEHDLYGVIEG from the coding sequence ATGGTCAAACAGATTGAACAAGCGCCCAAAATAGGCATGGTGTCCCTCGGCTGTCCCAAGGCATTGGTTGATAGCGAAAGGATTTTAACCAAATTACGCTCTGACGGTTATTCACTGTCGGCGGATTATGCGGGTGCGGATGTCGTATTGGTCAATACTTGCGGATTTTTAGATAGCGCAAAAGAAGAAAGCCTAGACGCCATTGGCGACGCGATGGCCGAAAATGGCCGAGTGATAGTCACGGGATGCATGGGTAATGAGGCAGATCTTATCCGCAGCAAATATCCCGATATTTTGGCGATTACGGGCGCGGCCCAATATGAAGATGTGGTCAATGCCGTGCATGACGCCGCACCGCCCGCGCGTGGTGCATTTATTGATTTGGTGCCAGAAGGCGGTTTGAAATTAACCCCGCGCCATTATAGCTATTTAAAAATTTCCGAAGGATGCAATCACCGCTGTGCATTTTGCATCATTCCTTCATTACGCGGTGATTTGGTGTCGCGCCGAATTGATGCAGTATTGCGTGAGGGTGAAAAGTTGCTTGCCGCCGGAACAAAAGAATTATTGGTGATTAGTCAGGATACATCGGCCTATGGTGTGGATGTGCGCCATGAAAGTCGCCAGTGGAAGGGGCAGGATGTTCGCACCCATATGACCGACCTTGCCGCGCAATTGGGGCAATTACGCACAATTGATGGACAGCAGCCATGGGTGCGCCTGCACTATGTTTATCCATATCCGCATGTTGATCATGTCATCCCGTTAATGGCCGATGGATTGTTGACGCCATATTTGGACATTCCCTTTCAACATGCCGCCCCGTCGGTGTTGAAATTGATGAAGCGTCCGGCAAATGAAGCAAAGGTGCTGCAACGCATTCATAATTGGCGCGATATTTGCCCCGACATAACCATCCGTTCAACCTTTGTCGTTGGCTTTCCTGGCGAAACAGAGGAAGATTTTCAATATTTATTGGATTGGTTGGATGAAGCACAATTGGACCGTGTGGGTGCATTCCGTTTTGAACCTGTTGAAGGGGCGGCGGCCAATGCCTTGCCAAATCCTGTGCCCGAAGAGGTAAAGGAAGAACGTTACGCCCGTATCATGGAAAAAACTGCCGCGATTAGCGCGGCAAAATTACAGGCAAAAATTGGCCGCACTTTACAGGTCATCATTGATGATATTGGCGATGCGGACGAAGATGGCATGCGCGGCGCAACCGCACGGTCACAGGCGGATGCACCGGAAATTGACGGTAATGTGCTGCTGCGTGATGTGCCCGACCATGTGAAAATTGGTGATTTTGCGATGGTTGAAATTGAGGATGCGGACGAGCATGATTTATATGGGGTGATTGAAGGATAA
- a CDS encoding GH25 family lysozyme has product MTGKKIIKYTVFIVLFCAIIFYGSKFAISSWTPDKITYPVQGIAISEINGTPNWPEVATQNVDFAYISASWGSDHKDKSFDYNLKGVKSSGIRYGVVHHFDLCHLASDQATMFITTVPRDEHALPPAIFLDFDEKCSSRPDRSLLLSEISTFLGQVETHLDRSALLYISKDFENEYQISQSVNRDLWVDSFWFLPNYTPKSWTLWTANAYAEVDGIDEPVKWTLLK; this is encoded by the coding sequence ATGACAGGCAAAAAAATCATTAAATATACGGTATTTATCGTACTTTTTTGCGCCATTATTTTTTATGGCAGCAAATTTGCCATATCATCATGGACACCGGACAAAATAACTTATCCGGTGCAAGGAATTGCCATTTCGGAAATAAATGGCACGCCAAATTGGCCAGAGGTCGCAACACAAAATGTGGATTTTGCCTATATTTCAGCAAGCTGGGGCAGCGACCATAAGGATAAAAGTTTTGATTATAATTTAAAGGGCGTTAAATCATCTGGCATTCGATATGGCGTGGTGCATCATTTTGATTTATGCCATTTGGCCAGCGACCAAGCGACAATGTTCATCACCACCGTGCCGCGCGATGAACATGCCCTGCCCCCTGCAATCTTCCTTGATTTTGATGAAAAATGCAGCTCGCGCCCTGACCGTTCATTACTGCTTTCAGAAATTTCCACTTTTTTGGGACAGGTTGAAACCCATTTGGACCGATCGGCATTATTATATATTTCCAAAGATTTCGAAAATGAATATCAAATCAGCCAATCGGTTAATCGTGATTTATGGGTGGATAGTTTCTGGTTTTTGCCCAATTATACGCCAAAATCATGGACATTATGGACAGCCAATGCATATGCAGAGGTTGATGGTATTGATGAACCGGTGAAATGGACGCTGTTAAAATGA